In one window of Macrotis lagotis isolate mMagLag1 chromosome 5, bilby.v1.9.chrom.fasta, whole genome shotgun sequence DNA:
- the LOC141489622 gene encoding brain acid soluble protein 1 homolog, which produces MGGKLSKKKKGYNVNDEKAKDKDRKAEGAGAEEEETPKENETQTVAETTDVKENNKEEKTNKDSQVTANKTEEKETEKDAAAGKEESPKSEPEKPEAVPDGKAEQQKDTEGKQAPASAPVTSSDASKTSVPTTEAKVSQSSEATATSKVDDKSKEEGEAKKTEASITPVAQETKSEVAPASDSKPSSSEAVSFSKETPAATEAPSSTPKAQEPAAPAEEVKPSEAPTANSDQTIAVKE; this is translated from the coding sequence ATGGGAGGAAAACTTAGCAAGAAGAAGAAGGGGTACAATGTAAATGATGAGAAAGCCAAGGATAAAGACAGGAAGGCTGAAGGAGCTGgtgcagaggaagaagaaactcCCAAGGAGAATGAGACCCAGACAGTGGCAGAGACCACAGATGTGAAGGAGAATAACAAAGAGGAGAAGACCAATAAAGATTCCCAGGTCACTGCTAACAAGActgaagagaaggaaacagagaaagatgCAGCAGCTGGCAAGGAAGAATCTCCGAAATCAGAGCCTGAGAAACCAGAGGCTGTTCCTGATGGAAAGGCAGAGCAGCAGAAGGATACTGAAGGAAAGCAGGCTCCTGCCTCTGCCCCAGTGACCAGTAGTGATGCTTCTAAGACTTCAGTGCCTACCACTGAGGCAAAGGTCTCCCAGTCTTCAGAAGCCACAGCAACTAGTAAAGTAGATGACAAGagcaaagaggaaggagaagccAAAAAGACTGAGGCTTCCATAACTCCTGTCGCCCAAGAAACTAAAAGTGAAGTGGCTCCAGCTTCAGACTCAAAACCTAGCAGCAGCGAGGCTGTGTCTTTTTCCAAGGAGACTCCAGCAGCAACGGAAGCCCCTAGCTCTACACCTAAGGCCCAGGAACCTGCAGCCCCAGCAGAAGAGGTTAAACCTTCTGAAGCTCCAACCGCTAATTCGGATCAAACCATAGCAGTGAAAGAGTAA